Proteins encoded within one genomic window of Panicum virgatum strain AP13 chromosome 1N, P.virgatum_v5, whole genome shotgun sequence:
- the LOC120654137 gene encoding uncharacterized protein At3g61260-like, with product MSPPGHRVSERISACCHLLLSRPVQASGRFLRLFSEMRRSSPGMMSLSYDAGGGRGLLACYVRAKPRPSKWDDAQRWLSSSRAPDDDRRRSSCADDRLLLPSASQKGRHSWSAADAAVPAAAAPGGAREDGEAGAEAEAETQTKRVDSVLAYGQQPPRCLSLRDIGTEMTPAGSKEPSRANTPRATLAAEPAPTSTAGRASGTHASRRRPAGGSPPGHACKGGAGSEGRGEAAAAAGAWPAAAVSPATAWDAAERAKHMARYRREEMKIQAWENRRRQKAELEMKMTEAKAERMKLRAREKTATKLASAQAAAREKRAAAEANLSRRAARVGDKADVLRRTGHLPSSSSGFSLKLPLMCS from the exons ATGTCCCCGCCCGGTCACCGCGTCTCCGAGCGGATCTCAGCTTGCTGCCATCTCTTGCTGTCCCGTCCAGTTCAGGCTTCAGGCCGCTTCCTGCGTCTGTTCTCGGAGATGAGGAGATCGTCTCCGGGGATGATGAGCCTGAGCTACGACGCGGGCGGCGGGAGGGGGCTGCTGGCCTGCTACGTCAGGGCGAAGCCGAGGCCGTCCAAGTGGGACGACGCGCAGCGGTGGCTCTCCTCCTCCCGGGCGCCCGACGACGACCGGCGCCGGAGCTCCTGCGCGGacgaccggctgctgctgccgtcggcGTCGCAGAAGGGGAGACACTCGTGGagcgccgcggacgccgccgtgcccgccgcggcggcgcccggcggcgcgcgggaagACGGGGAAGCGGgtgcggaggcggaggctgagacGCAGACGAAGAGGGTGGACTCCGTGCTGGCGTACGGGCAGCAGCCGCCGAGGTGCCTCTCGCTGCGGGACATCGGCACGGAGATGACGCCGGCCGGGAGCAAGGAGCCGTCCAGGGCCAACACGCCCCGCGCCACCCTGGCGGCCGAGCCGGCGCCGACCTCCACGGCGGGGCGCGCGAGCGGAACCCACGCgtcgcggcgccggccggccggcggatcGCCACCGGGCCACGCCTGCAAGGGCGGCGCCGGCTCCGAGGGGCGCGGggaagccgcggcggcggccggcgcgtggccggcggcggcggtgtcgccCGCCACGGCGTGGGACGCAGCCGAGCGCGCCAAGCACATGGCCAG GTACCGGCGCGAGGAGATGAAGATACAGGCCTGGGAGAACCGGCGGAGGCAGAAGGCCGAGCTGGAGATGAAGATGACCGAG GCCAAGGCGGAGAGGATGAAGCTGCGGGCGCGGGAGAAGACGGCGACCAAGCTGGcctcggcgcaggcggcggcgagggagaagcgcgcggcggcggaggccaacctgagccgccgcgcggcgcgggtCGGGGACAAGGCCGACGTGCTGCGGCGGACCGGGCAcctgccgtcctcctcctccgggtTCTCGCTCAAGCTGCCGCTGATGTGCAGCTGA